In Acidobacteriota bacterium, the genomic stretch CCGCCAAGCGAAGAGTACACTCTCACCGTCACGAGGAGGACCCCAGTGAGGCAGAAGCGCGCAGCGGTCATCGGTAGCGGATTCGGCGGTCTGACATTGGCCGTTCGTCTGCAAGCGGCGGGAATTGAAACAACTGTCATCGAGAAGCGTGACAAACCCGGCGGCCGCGCCTACGTCTACGAAGACGAGGGATACACCTTCGATGGCGGACCGACCATCATCACCGCCCCGCCCAGCCTCGAGGAGGTCTTCGCGGCCGCAGGTCGCGACATGTCGGACTTCATCACCCTGCTGCCGGTGATGCCCTTCTATCGGCTCTACTGGGAGGACGGTTACACCTTCGATTACTCGAATGATCTGGAGGCGACCACCCAACAGATCGCCGACAAGAGTTTAAGCGACGTTGACGGCTACATGAAATTTCTCGATTACGCCGAGGAGGTCTTCCACGAGGGTTACACCAAGCTCGCGGCGACGCCGTTCCTCAGTTTTTGGAGCATGATCCAGGTCTCGCCCCAGCTTATCCGGCTGCAGAGCTACCGCAGCGTCTACTCGATCATCTCCAAGTTCATCAAGGACGACCATTTGCGCCAGGTCTTCAGCTTCCACCCCTTGCTCGTCGGCGGCAACCCGTACACCTCATCTTCGATCTATACCTTGATTCACTACCTCGAGCGTAACTGGGGGGTCTTCTTCGTCAAGGGCGGTACCGGAGCGCTGGTTACCGCGTTGGTCGACCTCTTCGAGGAGCTCGGTGGCGAGATCCGCCTCGATTCTCCGGTGGAGCGGATCCACACATCCAACGGCGGGGTCACCGGGGTGACCACCGCAGATGGCTGGCACGGTGAGTTCGACGCCGTCGCAACAAACGCGGATGTGGTCCACACCTACGGCACCCTGCTCGGCGACAACGATTACGCCCGGCGTGAAGCGGCGCGGCTGAAGAGCAGGCGCTTCAGCATGTCGCTCTTTGTCGTTTATTTCGGGGTGCGGCGTCGGCACACCCAGATCGCCCACCACGACATCCTCTTCGGTCCGCGCTACAAACCCCACCTCCGCGAGATCTTCAACGGACCAGAAGTCTCCGACGACTTCTCACTCTATCTCCATGCCCCGACCCTGACCGATCCGTCGGTGGCGCCGGAGGGCTGCGAGGCCTTCTATGTCCTGTCGCCGGTCCCCCACCTCGGCAACGCGCCGGTCAACTGGAGCGAGGAGGGTCCAAGATACAGAGACAAAATCCTCGACTATCTCGAAAAACGCTACCTGCCGAATCTCCAGGCCGATATCGAGACCGTGCGGATCATCACCCCCGATCACTTCAAGAATACCCTCAACTCGCACCTCGGCTCGGCCTTTTCGCTCGAGCCGATCCTGACCCAGAGCGCCTGGTTCAGAGTCCACAATAGGGACGGGAAAATCGGCGGTCTGTACTTCGTCGGCGCCGGAACCCATCCGGGGGCCGGGGTCCCAGGCGTGGTCAACTCGGCCAAGGCAACCGCCGGATTGATGATCGGCGACCTCCTGGGCGAGGGAGGTTGAGGACAACCCCATGGACCACGTCGTCAATCACGGGCAGGCCGTCATCGAAAAGGGCTCGAGCAGCTTCGCGGCCGCGGCGAAGCTCTTTGACCCTGCGACCCGTGGCCGCGCCTCCATGCTCTACGCCTGGTGCCGCCACTGCGATGATCAAACCGACGATCAGGAGCTCGGGTTCGACGGCTCGCAACTGCCTCCTGAAGAAGGGCAAGCGCGGGTTGATAGGCTGCGGGCCGAGACGCTGGAAGCCCTTTCCGGGGAACCCACCAGTGATCCGATCTACGCGGGTCTCCAGCGAGTGGTCGCCGACTGCGACATACCCCATCGCTATCCCATGGAGCACCTCGACGGTTTTGTCATGGATGTCGAGGGCCGCGCGTACCAGAACCTCGATGATACGGTGGAGTACTGCTACCACGTCGCCGGGGTGGTCGGGGTGATGATGGCCTACGTCATGGGCGTCCGGGACGAGCCAACCCTCGACCGCGCGACCGATCTCGGGCTCGCCTTCCAGCTGACCAACATCTGCCGCGATGTGGTGGAAGACGCCGAGGTCGGACGCGTATACCTCCCCCTCGACTGGCTGACCGACGCCGGTATCCCGGCCAACAGGGTCGCGGCGCCCGAGCACCGGGATCGCGTCTTCGAGGTGGTCCGGCGGATTCTTTTCGAGGCCGACCGCTACTACCAATCGGCCTGGCTGGGGATCTCTCAACTGCCGCCTCGTTCAGCCTGGGCGGTGGCGGCCGCTAACGCGGTCTACAGCGACATCGGCCGGCTGATCCTCGAGCGCGGTCCGCGTGCCTGGGACACGCGGACGTCAACCAGCAAGGCACGAAAAATTGCGCTCGTGCTCGGCGCCGGACCAAGGTCCTGGACGGCGAGATTGTGGGGCAAGGCGCCCGGTGACGAGCCGCGAGACCGGTTGTGGACGCGGCCGGCCCGCTCTCATGAGTGATCGAGCCGCGAATCACGGCAGCGTCGAAGCTGCACACGCCCTGCTGGTCCGCGACGTGGTCAAGCGTTTCGGACCCAATACGGCCCTCGACCATGCCGGATTCGAGCTGCGACGGGGCGAACGTCTGGCCCTACTCGGGCCCAACGGCGCCGGCAAGACCACCCTGGTGCGATGCATCTGCGGCCTTGCGGTACCCGATTCCGGGGAGATCGAGATGCTGGGATGGCGTCTGCCCCCGAGCGGCGGGCGTCACGAGCTGGGCTTTGTCCCGCAGGAGATTGCTCTCTATCCCGATCTTACGGCCAACGAAAACCTCGACGCCTTCGGCCGCTTCCACGGACTCAGGGGCGGCGAGCTGCGTCGGGCGGTCGACTGGGCGCTGGATTGGACCGGTCTCGCCGACCGGGCCGGTGATCTGACGAGGACCTACTCGAGCGGCATGAAACGACGCCTCAACATCGCCTGCGGTGTCCTCCACCGGCCGCTCATCCTCCTTCTCGACGAGCCGACAGTTGGTGTTGATCCGCAGAGCCGCGAGCGGATCTTCGCCATGTTGGACGAGTTGTGGCACCACGGAACATCGATCCTGCTGACCACTCATCAGCTGGAGGAGGCGGAACAGCAGTCTGATCGGATCGTCATCATTGACCACGGCCACGCCATTGCCGAGGGCACGCTGACCGAGCTCATCGCGAACACGGTGGGCAGCAATCGAAGGGTGATCTTCAAGCTCGCCGAGGCGTGTCCGAAGCTCGACGGCATGACCATCGACGGCGATCACCGGGAGCTCGTCGCCGAGGTCGAGGATGTCGCCCTCGAACTCCCAGATCTGCTGATTCGAATCCGTGAGAGTGGTGGCAAGGTACTCGACCTCGACGTCCATCCCCCTTCGCTCCACTCCGTTTTCATCCACCTCACCGGCCGGGAGCTGCGCGAATGATCTGGACGGTGGTTCGCGTAGGGCTGCTGCGCATGTGGCACGGTCGGACGGAAATCCTCCTGACTTTCGTTGTACCCATCGTCTTCTTCAC encodes the following:
- a CDS encoding phytoene/squalene synthase family protein, encoding MDHVVNHGQAVIEKGSSSFAAAAKLFDPATRGRASMLYAWCRHCDDQTDDQELGFDGSQLPPEEGQARVDRLRAETLEALSGEPTSDPIYAGLQRVVADCDIPHRYPMEHLDGFVMDVEGRAYQNLDDTVEYCYHVAGVVGVMMAYVMGVRDEPTLDRATDLGLAFQLTNICRDVVEDAEVGRVYLPLDWLTDAGIPANRVAAPEHRDRVFEVVRRILFEADRYYQSAWLGISQLPPRSAWAVAAANAVYSDIGRLILERGPRAWDTRTSTSKARKIALVLGAGPRSWTARLWGKAPGDEPRDRLWTRPARSHE
- a CDS encoding phytoene desaturase — its product is MPWREPPSEEYTLTVTRRTPVRQKRAAVIGSGFGGLTLAVRLQAAGIETTVIEKRDKPGGRAYVYEDEGYTFDGGPTIITAPPSLEEVFAAAGRDMSDFITLLPVMPFYRLYWEDGYTFDYSNDLEATTQQIADKSLSDVDGYMKFLDYAEEVFHEGYTKLAATPFLSFWSMIQVSPQLIRLQSYRSVYSIISKFIKDDHLRQVFSFHPLLVGGNPYTSSSIYTLIHYLERNWGVFFVKGGTGALVTALVDLFEELGGEIRLDSPVERIHTSNGGVTGVTTADGWHGEFDAVATNADVVHTYGTLLGDNDYARREAARLKSRRFSMSLFVVYFGVRRRHTQIAHHDILFGPRYKPHLREIFNGPEVSDDFSLYLHAPTLTDPSVAPEGCEAFYVLSPVPHLGNAPVNWSEEGPRYRDKILDYLEKRYLPNLQADIETVRIITPDHFKNTLNSHLGSAFSLEPILTQSAWFRVHNRDGKIGGLYFVGAGTHPGAGVPGVVNSAKATAGLMIGDLLGEGG
- a CDS encoding ABC transporter ATP-binding protein; its protein translation is MSDRAANHGSVEAAHALLVRDVVKRFGPNTALDHAGFELRRGERLALLGPNGAGKTTLVRCICGLAVPDSGEIEMLGWRLPPSGGRHELGFVPQEIALYPDLTANENLDAFGRFHGLRGGELRRAVDWALDWTGLADRAGDLTRTYSSGMKRRLNIACGVLHRPLILLLDEPTVGVDPQSRERIFAMLDELWHHGTSILLTTHQLEEAEQQSDRIVIIDHGHAIAEGTLTELIANTVGSNRRVIFKLAEACPKLDGMTIDGDHRELVAEVEDVALELPDLLIRIRESGGKVLDLDVHPPSLHSVFIHLTGRELRE